The genomic stretch TAATAGAAGACTTATCAATTAAAGACATGCAAAAAGATATGTTTGGAAAAGTATTAATTATTTAGTTAGGATGATATGAGTTTGTAAAGCAATTATCATATAAATCAGAATGGCATGGATCTACTGCTTTACATAAAGTAGGTAGATATTTCTTGTCAAGTAAACTATGCAGTAGTTGTCACATTAAAAATACAACTTTACAACTAAGATTATAAAAATAACTTTTGATAATTCACTAAATAATTTTCAAGATTTTCCTTATAGTGATTGTATTCTAATAAAATAAAAGGGTTTCATCTTTAGAATAAAGAATATAATTAGCTTTTATTTAATTTTTAGCAAAACTAATTTCAAATTCGACTTTAACAAAATGAAAGATCAGTGGGATCACAGTGTGACAATAACCCATTGCATGTAAAATAGATTAATAAAAATTGTTTTTACTTCAACTTTGCTTTTAATAATATTTTTATGAGTTTGTATATCGACATTAAATCTTTTATTTTTTTTATTAACTTTATATTAAAGTTTTATCTTTACTTAACATATATGAGTTATATTAGCAATATATATTGAAAAATATTGGTTTTTATAAGAAAAATTAATATGTATTGATTGATAATTTTTACTAAATTTTTAGTTTTTCAAAGCTATTAGTAAAGCTGAATATTCTTCTTATGAACATTCAGCTTAAAGTTTAAATATTGAATCACATTGAATCACTTAGATAATATATTGCTTATTTGTTTGCTACATTATTTGCTACATTATTGGAATTTGTTTTTCTTATTTCCTTAAAAGTATAATTTATTGAGTTAAACTTTTAGTTAAGTAATCATGAAAAGAATTAGTTATTGTTTTTTATTATTAACTCTTAGCATTTTTTATGTATATTCCTTTGATGTTTCAAATAGAGAATTTTATGAAATATTAGAAGGCTATTATTCAGGTAAAATTGAAGAATTTTCAAAAAAAAATGGTGAAGATGCTTATATATTTAGACTTAATAAATTTAAAGATACATTGGGTGATGAAATGAGTTCTGGCAACAAGTCATATTTTATTAATCTTGCTGATTACCAAATTGCCAGACTTCTTCAGAATAAAGAAGGGAGAAGAAATTCTTCTAAAAGTTATTCTGTTTTAAAATCTACTAAGAAATCTCTTTTAGAGCTCATTGCATCGACAGATTTTAAAGGTTTAGAAAAAAACATTCAAAGTGATATTTATAGGATTTTAGGAGATGTTAATCTAATGCTTTTGAGATATGCAGGTGGTGCAACTTTAAGTAAGCTTGCTAATGAGGCTAGGAAATATTTTGAAAAATCCTTAAAGATTAACAGTAAAAACTCACTTGCTAATACTTCTATTGCAAGTTGGTATTTGTATGCACCAAGAATTGCAGGAGGAGATTCAAATAAAACTTTATCATTTGCTCAATTGGGACTTAAATATGGTCAAACAGATGTAGAGAAATATTTCGCAAATATATGGATAAGTCAGGCTTATTTTCTTCTAAAAAATGAAAAAGAAAGCCTTAAGTATGTACTTAAGGCTAGTGAAATATTTCCTAATGGAGCTTTTCATAAGATAGTTCTGGAGCAAAACAAGAGTGGAAATTTGTTTATGGATTTTCCTATAAAAAATTAGTTAAATAATGTATTAATAAATTTTGTTTAAGATTTATGTGTTAATTTTATATGTTAAATTTATTGTTAGTTTTTTTAGTAAATATTAGTTTATACTCTTTTGAAAGAGACTTAAAGGCATTTATAGATAAAATAGAAAGTGTCCATACTAAATATTGTTCTGGTAATTTTGAGTTTAATTTTTTTGCACCAGATAAAATTTTTAAAAATGAGCTTCAAAATATAGAAAATGATATATTAATGAAATATAAAAAGGAAAGTATTCAATATAATTACTTGAATTTACTTATTTCCCTTGTTTTATGTGACGTTTCTTATTTAATTAATGATCCATATAAATACAATGATTTGATTCAAAAGTTAATTATTAATTATGATCGTGCTTTTAAAATTTCTTTAGAAGAGAATGCTACATCAGATTATTTTAGGGCATTGGGAGAGCTTGCTATAAATTTAATACCTCACGATAGAAGTAGATTATATTTTTATTTTGTTAATGCCAAGAGACATTTAGAAAATGCATTAAAAATAGATGACAATAATGTTAAAGTTTTTATTCCTTTATCTATTTTTTATACAGTTAGAGTGTCAAATAGGGATTTTTATAAAATTTTAATGGCAAAGAATTATATTGACAAAGCAGAAGGCGTTAATCTTAATGATAGGCAAAAGTATTTGAAAGAATTAGTGAAAAGTTCTTTTTTAATTCGTACTAATAGAAGATTGGAAGCAATTGAGTGTTTAAAAATAGCCAGAGCCATATTTCCTAATGGAAATATGGCTGTGTTAGCGATTGAAAAATTAAAAGAAGGTAATCCTTTTTACTAGAAATGAAAAGATTATAAATTTACTTTTAATAAAGTGAATAAAGAAAGATTGAAGGTATAAATGAAAAAGTTATTTTTTTTAATACTTATCTTTATTTGTTTTAGTGCATTTGCAAATGAACTAGATGATGAACTGAGTGATTTATCAATAAATGGAATGGATTTTGAATTTTATCTTGATTATCTTAGTGTTCCAAATAATTTTGAAAATAACTTTGATTTTATTTTAAATATTAAGGAGAATGATTCAAAAATATCACCTTTTTTTAGATTAGGAACTGATTATTCTAAAATATTTTTATTTGGTTTTGGATTAGCTTATGATTTTAGAAATTTTTTTTCTAAGGCATTTTATGAAATCAGAATTCCGTTTATTTTTGATTATAAAAATACTGAACATATTGGCAATTTTGAGGTTGGTTATAATTTTAATTATTTAAGACTTGAAAATATATTTAGATCAGGATTTATGAATCATTTAATCAAAGAAACAGGTGTTAGTGTTGGAAAAAATTCATATCATAATGTTTTAACTTTGGAGAATAAGTTTGATATTTTGCTTCCAATTTATTATTCAGAGTTTCAAAGAGCAGATATTAGAACATCTTTCTTGTATAGATATTTGCCAGATAATAATGAACAGTTTTATAGAGTGCACTGGAATTTGAAATATCTCGTTTCTGTTTCTTTGTGGGAGTTAGGATTTAAGGCCGATCTTGGAATGGCAGGCGATTTTAAAAAGTCTTCTATTTTTGAAACTGGATTTGATTATAATGCTTTAAATTTTTATGCTTTGACTATTCCTAAAATGGATCAAGATAGTAATTATTTTAATGTTATTTCTAATTTCGGATTAGAATGTAGATTGTTTTTTCTTGAAGTATTGAAAAATCTTGCTTCTGATTTATTTTTAGTGCTGTCTTCAGATATTGGATATGGTATGAAAGAGAGTTCTCTTTTAGATAAAGGCAAATTTCTTTATATCTTAGGTTTTGGAATAGGTTATAAGTTAGTTAAGGAAGTTCCTTTTGTCTTCAAAGTTGGCATTAACCAGGATAAAAAATTATTATTTGGGTTTTTATTAAGTTCAATAATTTTTGAGTGATGTTATTTTGAGGAAACTTTTTAAGTTGTACAGTGTTAAATTTAAAATATAGGAGGATTTGCAGTGGTCGTTAATTTAGATTTAAAATTGGTTAATAAAAAATATAGAATTGGACAGGAAGTTGTTCATGCAAATAAGGATATCTCACTTAGTTTAAAATCAAGGGACATGGTTTGGATTTCAGGACCTACAGGTAGTGGTAAGACAACCTTAATGAATTTGCTTTCTGGAATAGATTCACTTGATACAGGAGAGATACGTTTCAACTCGACCCTTTTGAGTTCAATGAATGAAAAAGATAGAACTTTATTTAGAAGATATAACATAGGTTTAATCTTTCAACATTTTGAACTTATTCCGAGTCTTACAGGTTTTGATAACATTTCATTGCCCTTAAGATTTTCAAGAAAAAGTGCTAAGCAATTAAAGTCTAAAACGGAAGAATTAATAGAGTTTTTTGAACTTTCAAAGTTTGTTAATAAAAAACCTAAGTATATGTCTGGAGGACAAAGGCAAAGGATAGGTATAGCAAGGGCCTTTGTTTATGATCCGAAATTAATAATTGGAGATGAAATAACTAGTCATTTAGACAAAGAAACAGCCATTTTTGTTTATACTTCAATACAAAAGTATCTTAAGAATATGAATGC from Borrelia sp. A-FGy1 encodes the following:
- a CDS encoding ABC transporter ATP-binding protein; the protein is MVVNLDLKLVNKKYRIGQEVVHANKDISLSLKSRDMVWISGPTGSGKTTLMNLLSGIDSLDTGEIRFNSTLLSSMNEKDRTLFRRYNIGLIFQHFELIPSLTGFDNISLPLRFSRKSAKQLKSKTEELIEFFELSKFVNKKPKYMSGGQRQRIGIARAFVYDPKLIIGDEITSHLDKETAIFVYTSIQKYLKNMNAIGIFVSHDYNLKNLANKLYRIEDGMLFLMEGEYV